The DNA segment GTTATTGTTGCAGTATACTGGAATGATGTTGCTGGAGGAGATGATGTCAATTTTCCTAACTCCAATTATGTTAATATTTGTTGTACCCGAGGTATCTCTCATTATTTCAAATTGGAAAGTATGGCATGACAATATGCACTTTGTAACACTACATTTTGTGGCTTTATAGCGTGTTGACGATATCCTACGCTTTATCTCGGACTACACAGTGTATGTTGATGGCGTTGGTCACATCTGCAGGTTATTCATTCGCTTTCTGATTCtactctttctctccctctctTCATTCACATTTTTCCTTCGTCGTTGCGGTGCAGTTTCAGTGCTTTTGACTTCAAAAGCCATGGGAATGGGCAGTATGGTTCTCCCTATGATGCAGCAAGAGAGAGGAGGAGTTCCCAAGGGAAAATGGAGAAGTCTTTCTTCAGGTACTGCTTTATTGGAAGTGTTAAGTCACTTAAGCAGAGATgatatttcacattctttttcgcTAAAGCATCAGGGAATGATAGATTAGCATCAACTTATCTACTGTTTGTGGTTGGGTCTCTTATTAGATTTTcctgaagcaaatttttatttcaaTGTGGCATGGGACTGAAGCACATGCTTTGTTGTCAATGTGTTCCTCATGAATATATTTGCAAATTTTTCTACAACTCAGCATCATAGTTATGTCCAGTATGTAGTTAATAAAAAGGCACAGAGTTATTTTGAATTCTACTGTGCTTGTTTGACCATTCCTGAGGTTGGAATAACtagctaatttttattttaatatttccgTATGTCCTGTTTTATGTAGAATACCCTGATTTGTTTAATGTGGATAATGCTTCAGAACTACCAAATCAAGTAATACATTCACCAGAGATTAATAAGCCGGAGTGCTCTGGAGCTGGTTTTTATATAGTTTATTACCATCTTCTCTCTTTATTAATATACATATGCTGCTTATTAATTCCAAGAAGCATACCGGTCGAGGTAAAGACATTCCTGTCTTCTCTCGCTTTCATAAGGTCAACATGATTATTGGGATTCCATCTTTGATCTTATTTTCATGTCAATTGGTTTCTTAACTTTCAGGCTGTTTGCATCTTATGCAGCTTCCAATGCACATACCCGACCTGGGAACCCAGTGATGATGGTCGACAGTTCCTTTCCACTCTTCAAAATTTCAAGGAGAAGCAGATCCACCAAGGCCGTTTGCAGGATAATTCACACACATGGACATGGCAAGCACTCCGAGGTTTGAGAGTCCGGCATGAAATCATCCACAGATTCCCTTCAGGCAATGTGTTTTCTGGTAATGGAGGCTTTCCAAGGTATGACCACCACCCGGGGTCTGTCTGGCTAACAAATCATGAACAAAGAAATCACCCATATATTCTGGATTGGTATTACACTTCCAAGCCTCTCGAGGATCCGGAAAATCCAGAAGATTCACCTTTGCCAGAAAAAGAAATGGCTTTTGAGTCGATCCAAGATTTTCATGCGACACAGAGCAACCTGCAAACTGAGGTCAAGAACACGGATCAGAGCTGGGATCTTCCCTTCTCTGACCGTCTTCAGAGTCACATTGAAGCCTCGACTTCTGGCTCCTTGTTCAAGAATTCTGCACCTCAAGATCTAGACCGTCACATCATGCATCATCGGTGGTGGGACCGTACAGCTCTTACTGCTTCTGCGGCTCAGGCCAGTTTTCTTGAACCCCCCAGCTTTGGGCACCATGATTATAGTCATCACAGTGATGATGTGCATGGTGGCGGTAGCGAATATCTGGGTAACCTTCAAAGATTATCCGAGACGAGTGACGTGGGTGAAGCTGACGATGAAGTGCTAGACCTCCCATTTGTAGATAGTTATGTTGGATCGTTGAAGAACCTGACAGTAAGAATACCACGAATGAGCGACGATCGGATTCATTGATATACACCCACCATTACAGACACAGATGTCAGGGTTTATAATATTTGCAATGCGTAACGGTGATGAAATTTGTGTTCAGATACGAAGGGGCAGTATTCTTTTGTACATATATTTAGCAAAACATTCTTCCGGATGCCCCTCTTAATGATGCAAATAATAATGCCATATGATTCTCTCCTTGTTGGATGGCAAGGATAGGCAGGTCGAGAAGCACTAACCCTAACCCGAGGCATAACCGTGCCCCGTGTTTCTACACCAGATTACTCGGAACGTATGTTTCCAGACGGAGAGATTGATGTGCACCGACATTGAATTATGCTTTTGTTCTTGCAATCACGTTCCTGGTTTCTGAATGACGACGTGTGTGTAACTGATCACATTGATCTGAAGATGCTCATTTCAAATGGTTTCATATCCTGTAGTTTGGTTCTTGATCCTGCAGCTTCCAagttatgtgtgtgtatgtgtgtgtgtgtgttcttctTCTCTCTATCCTTGGGTTCCGTTTGATCCGTAAGGGGAAAGGAGTCAAGACAACGTCCCGTGAAGGAGGAGTTTTGTGTCTTTTACTGCAAGAAAACGAAACCTTAGAAACTAGGATTGTACTGTTGAAGTAAGTATGAGATGTGATCAGAAAAAAATACATCAAGTTTATCCAACAGCTGCCATGTCagagcatatatgtatgtataccaaAGCCTGCAACTTGTAGTGGTGCAAACTCCAACTAATACTCTATTCATTTGGACGAGATTCCACATCAACCATTTGAATAACATTTTACATCCCTCCCTTTGATGATTGAGTTAGCTTTAACTCTTTTTAGAACCCATTGTTTGACCGATACACCGAAGCTTAAGATGTTTGAATTCAGACTCAAAAGCAGGTCAAACATTGTTTTCCGATACACATCACCACCTGAAAGCCAGAAGAAACGAAATAAAGAAAGGTGCAACAGATCAGATGTTTTCCACTAGCTAAAGCCAATTTGGTTTAGCCTATGAAGAAGCATCATCTTTTCTCCGATCACCATCGCAGTTGGGGGTGATGGAAAGGTCGACAGCCGAAAGGAAGAAGGAACAAGCTTGAGTGTGTCGGAAAGCTCCCCTATTCATCAAAGTTGCGATCCAAATACCGGCTTCTATCTCGAAAACAAAGAAGAGGCATACATATTAGGGAAGAGATAGATCgataagagagaaagagagagagagagagcgttatGCTTGTGTCAATAAGATTTCCCTCTCCCTTTGTCCATGCAATTGATTTCTGGTAAGAAAACAAGGCATCGACCTACTTGGTTAATGTTCTTACGGAACTCACATACTTGGAAGTCTTCGGTTGCACAGTGTTTCATCGAATGAGCCGAATCACACTTGTTATTTACTGTGTAAGAGAAAGGATCACTGCAGGATTAACAAACTGTTCATCTGCCTTTTCAGCGCTGTCTCCTGGAGATCAGAACTCGTTGTTTGGATCTTGCAGCCACCGGTGCAAGCATTCAGTGGGAACAAGTGCATACAATTATGAGCACCTTTTCCGAATGCCAACCATATAAAAACCTAATCATCATGATTTCGAGGCAGGGTTTTTGGATCCCGAGGGTCTCCTAGATTTCCTAATCTAACAACCGTGACTCCCCATTGCGAAGACAGTAAGCTCGAACGAGCTCAGCTCTCTTATTCCTATGTAGGTACAGTACATTGACGAGCCCCATCACAGGAGCAAGACCCAGCTTCTTCCATGGACTTGTGGGAGTTGCAAGAATCAAAACCTTTCGACTCCCTCCACCACCTCGCCCTCTCACGCGCAATTGAGACGGCCAAATGCCACCGAGTGAAGGTCCTCCATGTCATGGTGATGCGCCGATCTCCATGTGTATGCTTCGAGATCGAGGGAGGCCATGGCGCAGGATGAGTTGTCATCGACGAGCTCGAGTTGGGAAGATTGGAAGGAGTTGGAGTCCACAAGCTCGTTGTCTTGGCATAGCATGGCTTCAGGATTCACGGGGGCGTCTGCAGCTAAAGGCTGGGGCATCAGGGGTAAGCTCTCTCCCGGTCGGTAGGGTGGGAGCTTGTTGCCGTATCTGTCTTCTTCGAGCCTGGGAATCGAAGAGTAGCCGCTGACAAAACCTTGTGCGGTTTGAGCCTTCAAGGAGGCCAGTTGGGCTTCCAGGGTCACCACCTACATAGCAACGGAAGCTCTTCCATTAAGACCGAGGATGTGATCTGAGCACGTCGGCAATGTGACTTGCGAGCAGCAGACGCT comes from the Musa acuminata AAA Group cultivar baxijiao chromosome BXJ1-10, Cavendish_Baxijiao_AAA, whole genome shotgun sequence genome and includes:
- the LOC135595342 gene encoding LOB domain-containing protein CRL1-like; translated protein: MAGLGSPCGACKFLRRKCVRGCVFAPYFSHEQAAAHFAAVHKVFGASNASKLLMHLPVADRSEAALTISYEAQARLQDPIYGCVAHIFALQQQVVTLEAQLASLKAQTAQGFVSGYSSIPRLEEDRYGNKLPPYRPGESLPLMPQPLAADAPVNPEAMLCQDNELVDSNSFQSSQLELVDDNSSCAMASLDLEAYTWRSAHHHDMEDLHSVAFGRLNCA